The proteins below come from a single Juglans regia cultivar Chandler chromosome 12, Walnut 2.0, whole genome shotgun sequence genomic window:
- the LOC109002052 gene encoding G-type lectin S-receptor-like serine/threonine-protein kinase SD2-2: MHRCTISNQGIPFHFPEKCFLAYQTVLRNLTEMSPPSPTLLPTFTALFLSLLAFASATNGTIVVRGSSTTLLSENGTFQMGFFNANGESKWYLGIWYSSIPSRTYVWVANRENPTRKLETSTFEVDRSGRLAVKESENLTVWQSSNVEFSTGLKLLDNGNLVLLTPEGMVSWQSFDHPTDTWLPGMNLTSDQFLTSWQSSSNPSPGLYSLRLKTSNYGEFELVYNATKVYWITGNWTGEAFANVPEMTVPYIYNFSFVDPFTPKASFGFTLRSLDNGSGPPLTGFKIDCMGRLQQYSWWQRSESWNSFWARPESVCRVYGLCGSLGLCGSMGSRPCECLPVPGFKPVDDGAWESGDYSGGCRRENESSCNGNDEFERLGAVRFDGAVTRSFSGNRKACERACLNDCACVGLYYDGRSSLCKNIYGSLLNLQNMSDGIGGAEEQVLYVKRTKEKRKRLNLEGLIVGIVGSILVLGCVGVVGFVFIIKRGKKRKGMDEDGGFPAMNLKVFSYKELHSATRGFSEKLGHGGFGTVFQGVLPDSSTLVAVKRLERPGGGEREFRAEVRTIGNIQHLNLVRLRGFCSENSHRLLVYDYMPNGPLSAYLRREGPNLSWDVRFRVALNTARGIAYLHEECRDCIIHCDIKPENILLDSEYTAKVSDFGLAKLIGRDFSRVLATMRGTWGYVAPEWISGIEITTKADVYSYGMTLLELIGGRRNVEAPQSADGEGRTGGVVGKWFFPPWASQQIIEGNLGAVVDSRLGDAYDIEEAKRSALVAVWCIQDNETVRPSMGMVVKMLEGVVEVTIPPVPKLLQALVSGESFSGAKASSGNGVSAVGGFYGENMAVVSVGASESSLGDASSATNENTSLDASLSSEVNLAMKRGKTTSCAT, encoded by the exons ATGCACCGCTGCACAATCTCGAACCAGGGG attccatttcattttccagAGAAATGCTTTCTTGCGTACCAAACAGTGTTGAGGAATCTTACTGAAATGTCACCACCATCACCCACTCTACTCCCGACTTTTActgctctctttctctccctcctcGCCTTTGCCTCAGCAACGAATGGCACCATTGTCGTCAGAGGAAGCTCCACCACACTCCTAAGCGAAAACGGAACGTTCCAGATGGGATTCTTCAACGCCAACGGCGAGTCCAAGTGGTACTTGGGCATTTGGTACTCCTCCATCCCATCCCGGACCTATGTCTGGGTCGCCAACCGCGAAAACCCAACCAGAAAACTCGAAACGTCGACGTTCGAAGTCGACCGGTCCGGTCGGTTAGCGGTGAAAGAGTCCGAAAACCTAACGGTCTGGCAAAGCTCAAACGTCGAGTTCTCGACGGGCTTGAAGCTCCTGGACAATGGGAATCTGGTTCTGCTCACTCCGGAGGGTATGGTCTCCTGGCAAAGCTTCGATCACCCGACGGACACGTGGCTTCCCGGCATGAACCTCACGAGCGATCAGTTCCTAACCTCCTGGCAGAGCTCGTCAAATCCCTCCCCGGGATTGTATTCTTTGCGGCTGAAGACATCGAACTATGGCGAGTTCGAGCTCGTTTATAATGCCACTAAGGTTTACTGGATCACTGGGAACTGGACCGGTGAGGCATTTGCTAATGTGCCGGAGATGACTGTACCGTACATTTATAACTTCAGTTTCGTGGACCCCTTCACCCCGAAGGCGTCGTTTGGGTTCACTTTGAGGTCGCTGGACAACGGGTCGGGCCCGCCGTTGACCGGCTTCAAGATTGACTGTATGGGCCGATTGCAGCAGTACTCGTGGTGGCAACGGTCGGAGAGCTGGAACAGTTTCTGGGCGCGGCCGGAGAGCGTGTGCCGAGTGTACGGACTGTGCGGGAGTCTCGGTCTCTGCGGTAGCATGGGATCGAGGCCCTGCGAATGTCTACCTGTCCCAGGATTCAAACCTGTAGACGACGGGGCATGGGAGTCTGGAGACTATTCCGGTGGGTGTCGCCGGGAGAACGAGAGCTCGTGTAATGGGAATGACGAGTTTGAGAGGCTCGGAGCCGTACGTTTCGATGGGGCCGTGACGCGGTCGTTTTCGGGTAATCGAAAGGCATGCGAAAGGGCGTGTTTGAATGATTGCGCTTGCGTTGGACTATATTACGACGGGAGGAGTAGTTTGTGCAAGAACATATATGGGTCGCTTTTGAATCTCCAGAATATGAGTGATGGTATAGGTGGTGCTGAAGAACAAGTACTGTATGTGAAGAGAAcgaaggagaagaggaaaagGTTGAATCTTGAGGGTTTGATTGTCGGCATTGTTGGGTCGATTTTGGTTTTGGGATGTGTAGGGGTGGTGGGGTTTGTCTTTATTATAAAAAGGggaaagaagaggaaaggaaTGGACGAAGATGGTGGTTTTCCGGCAAtgaatttgaaagtgttttctTACAAAGAGCTTCATTCAGCAACTCGGGGTTTCTCGGAGAAACTCGGGCATGGCGGGTTTGGAACGGTCTTTCAAGGTGTTTTACCGGATTCCTCCACTTTAGTGGCCGTGAAACGTCTGGAGAGGCCGGGCggcggagagagagagttccGTGCGGAGGTGCGCACCATTGGGAACATCCAACACCTCAATCTTGTGAGACTGAGAGGGTTCTGCTCCGAAAATTCTCATAGACTCTTGGTCTACGATTACATGCCTAATGGTCCTCTGAGTGCGTATCTACGCCGAGAGGGGCCTAATTTAAGCTGGGATGTTAGATTTCGGGTGGCACTTAATACTGCCAGAGGCATTGCATATTTACACGAGGAATGCAGGGATTGTATCATACATTGCGATATCAAACCCGAAAATATTTTGCTTGATAGTGAGTACACGGCCAAGGTATCTGATTTCGGGCTGGCTAAGTTAATTGGTAGAGATTTCAGCAGGGTCCTGGCCACAATGAGGGGCACATGGGGCTACGTTGCACCGGAGTGGATTTCTGGGATCGAAATTACCACCAAAGCCGATGTCTATAGCTACGGCATGACATTGCTGGAATTGATTGGGGGTAGGAGGAATGTGGAAGCACCCCAGTCAGCAGACGGAGAGGGCAGAACTGGTGGAGTTGTGGGTAAGTGGTTCTTTCCTCCATGGGCGTCACAACAGATAATTGAGGGCAATCTGGGGGCAGTAGTTGATAGTAGACTTGGTGACGCATATGATATTGAGGAAGCTAAGCGATCTGCACTGGTGGCAGTGTGGTGCATACAGGATAATGAGACAGTGAGGCCTAGCATGGGAATGGTGGTAAAAATGCTGGAAGGTGTGGTGGAAGTGACCATTCCTCCCGTGCCGAAATTGTTACAAGCACTGGTTTCTGGAGAGTCTTTTAGCGGTGCTAAGGCCTCTTCAGGCAATGGGGTATCCGCTGTTGGTGGCTTTTATGGCGAGAATATGGCAGTTGTGTCGGTTGGTGCTTCAGAATCATCTCTTGGGGATGCCTCATCTGCAACAAATGAGAAT ACATCGCTCGATGCTAGTCTTTCCTCGGAGGTCAATCTTGCTATGAAGCGTGGCAAAACAACCTCATGTGCCACCTAA
- the LOC109002054 gene encoding probable E3 ubiquitin-protein ligase RHB1A, whose product MGGCCCSSRKAHLHGTPVYYYCPRGLEEHGSLTSHDGIASALTAGFLVDLGLDASTPDTYRTPPAPLPYDFLLGCPQSPDSLFAGTIIGSSFGTLTTCEDLEESDCKAQANSFCVSPRKLEGPNLNETNVSSVEEEDVCPICLEEYDSENPNIITRCEHHFHLSCILEWKERSNACPICDQEMAFDNIST is encoded by the exons ATGGGAGGTTGCTGCTGTTCTTCCAGAAAAGCTCATCTGCATGGAACACCAGTCTATTACTAT TGTCCACGGGGTTTGGAAGAGCACGGGTCCCTGACATCTCATGATGGCATAGCCTCTGCACTCACAGCAGGATTCCTGGTTGATTTGGGTCTGGATGCATCAACCCCTGACACTTACCGAACCCCTCCTGCACCTCTTCCTTATGATTTTCTCTTGGGATGTCCACAATCACCAGATTCTCTCTTCGCCGGAACAATTATTGGCAGTAGCTTTGGAACTTTGACTACATGTGAAGATCTTGAGGAATCAGACTGCAAAGCTCAAGCCAATTCTTTCTGTGTCTCACCAAGAAAATTAGAAGGTCCAAATTTGAATGAGACTAATGTATCTTcagtggaggaggaggatgtTTGTCCTATTTGCCTTGAAG AGTATGATTCTGAGAATCCAAATATTATCACGAGATGTGAGCACCACTTTCACCTCTCCTGCATTCTTGAATGGAAGGAAAGAAGTAATGCCTGCCCTATATGTGATCAG GAAATGGCATTTGATAATATCAGCACTTAG